The Synergistes jonesii sequence CTGGTTGTCGAATTTCGCGAGCATTCCGCGGAATTCCTGCGCGTACATGTCGCGGATGTTGCGTATCTGCTCCACTCCGGCGCGGAGACGCTTCACCTCTTCGGCGGTGTCACGGCGCATCGCCTCGGCCTCGGCACGCGCGTCCTCGAGGATTTTGTTCGCCTGCTCGCGAGCGCTCTTCACGCGGTCGTCTGCGCTCTTCTGAGCCATCAGCAGCGCCTCGTGCAGCACGTCCTTCATGCGATCGTATTCGGCAAGGCTCTCCTGCTTCGCGGCCAGCTCCTGCTCGAGTTCCTTGTTTTTCTTGTTGTACGCCTGCAGGGCCTCGGCGACGTTGTCAAGAAATTCGTCCACCTCGGCGGTATCGTACCCTCTGAGGCTCTTCTTGAACGACTGATTGACGATATCAAGCGATGTCAAAAGCTCCGGCATTTATTCCGCTCCTTTGTCGATAGTATTTTTATTATTATAATTTCTTTTCCCAAAAATCGCACTCCCGATGCGCACGATGGTGCTTCCCTCTTCTATCGCGACGCGGAAGTCGCCGCTCATGCCCATCGAGAGTTCAGGCAGCGGGAGCCCCGAGGAGCGCCGCAGCTTTTCGCGGAGCTCGCGCAGCGCGGAGAAGATCCTTCTCAGCTCGCCTTCGTCGTCGGTGTCGCGCGCGACCGTCATGAGGCCGCGCACCTCTACGCGCGGGCAGCTTTCGAGTACGGCGCCGAGCGCCGCGGGCGCCGCCTCCGGCGCCAGACCGCCCTTCGCTTCTTCGCCGGAGACGTTCACCTCGATGAAGACCGGATAAGCGGAGACGCACTTCTCACCCGCTATTCTGTTTATGGCCGCCGCGATCCCGGCCGAATCGACGCTCTCTATAAGGTCGAAGGTCTCCATCGCGCGGCGGATTTTGTTTTTCTGAAGCCTGCCGATCATATGCCACGGGCAGGACGTAAGCCCCGGCGGCCAGGCCGCGCGCTTCGCGGCCGCCTCCTGGACTCTGTTCTCCCCGATAAGGTCGACGAGCGGTGCGGCCTCCTCCATCGCTTCAAGCGAATGATACTTAGTCACGCCCATCAGCTTTACCCTCGACGCGGCGCGCCCGCTTTTCGCCGCGGCTTCGGCTATCTCTTCCCTGACCTTCGCGACCTTTTCCGCGATCCCGGCTACCATAGCTGTATCCTTCCCTCACGCGCCTCCGCGGCGTTTTCAACTATCGCGTCTCCTACGGAGACGCCATTTGTCACGAGAAATTTATTGTTCTCTATCATAATGCCTTCGACGGGCGTGAATATGACGCGCGCGCCGCGCACGAGATACAGCCCGCGGCTGCCGTTTTTCTCCAGTATGGCGCTCTCCGGCACGAGCGCACCCTTCGTGAGCCCCGCGTCGATAGTCAGAGTGTAGTTGCGCGAAAGCACGAGGTCGGGAGGGAACCACGGCATCGTCACGTATATCTTCGTAAGCTCGCCCGACTTCTGCGTGACGCGTATGTCAGCTCTTGAGACGGTGTCGTCGACATCCATTCTGACGCGGAATTTTTTGCGCCGTATCTGCTCCTCGGCGTCGCCCTTCAGCTTCATATAGCCGAGAAAGCGGAGGTCCTGCGGCTGCTCGATTATCTTGCCTATAGTCCCGCCGCGCGATGCCGACGCGCCGTCCGCTATGAAGCGCAGCTTGGCAGGCTTCTGGAAGAATTCGGCGCTCTCCTGCCAGAGCTCCGAGTAGCGCCACCTGCTCTCCTGTCCGTCGACGCCGGCGACGAAGTAGCCCTGCTGGAAGGCCTTCACCTCGCGCCCTCCGACCCGCGCGACGACGGCGCCGCGCGCGACGCGGACAGGCCCCTTGCCGAGCGGGAAGGAAAGCTGCCCCGAGGCCGGAGCCTTCAGCAGTGCCTCTTTCCAGAGCAGCAGCCCCTTGACATTTATAACGTTTATCTCTATGCCGGGGACGGCCCACGTTATCCCGGGGTGCAGATATTCGTAGCGGTTGAAGTAGGACTTGAAGCCCCATGCCCACAGCGCTGCTATGGCCGCGACGCCGAGCCAGTATGTTATGCGGAAACTTCTTTTTTTTTCTTCCGGCTTATAGCGTCTGACCATTTTGCCGTCCTTTATTCGATTCCGAGCAGCGGCGGAACTTCCGCAATGTCCGCCACGACGCACCACGCGCCGGCTTCGGCTAGCTTTTCTTTTCCGAAGTAGCCCGTAGCGGAGCCTATGCCGCGCACCGACGCGGCGACCGATGTCTTCATGTCTATATCCGTGTCGCCGACGTAAAAGGAATTTTCGGCGTCCGCGCCGAGACGTCCCATCGCCGTAAAGAGCGCCTCCGGGTCAGGCTTGGCCTTCGTTATGTCTTCGAGCCCGACGACGGCATCCATGTACGGCGCGATGCCGACGCCCTCTACGACCTTACGCGCAAAGCGGCGGTTCGACGCGACGCCGGTCTTTACGCCCGCGGCGCGCAGCTTTGAAAGCGTCGGCAACACGTTTGCAAAAAGGCGGATCTCGCTCTGCTCCAAGCCGCGAAAGTTTTCGCGGTAATACGCCAGCCATTCGTCTTTATAATCGCCCCAATAGAGGCGCCAGCTCTCTTCCACCGGCAGCCCTATGCCTTCTAGCACTTTCTTTCTTGAAATCGTCGGAAGCCCGAACTTCGCCGCGACAAGATTCGTGCACTTGTGTATCGCGTGGCTGCTGTCGGCGAGCGTCATGTCAAAGTCAAATATTACCGCCTTCGTATCGTTCACACTAATCAACTTTTATTACAAATCCCTTCAGATAATTTGTCTCCGGCGCGGAGAGCAGCGCCGGATGGTCCGCCGGTTGGCATATCTCGCTCGCGACGCGGCAGTTCGCCTTAACGTCCTTAGCGGCCGAGGCCAGCACGTCGAGCAGCATCTCGCGCGTGAAAGCGTGGCTGCACGACAGGAAAAGCATGTATCCTCCTTCAGAAAGTCGGCGCAGCCCTTGCAACGCGAGCTCCTTATAGCCGCGCCGCGCCGAATCGAGCTGCCCCTTTCCGGGCGAGAAAGGCGGCGGATCCATGACGACTATATCGTAGCGCGCCCTCTCGGCGTCTAACTCGCGCAGTACGTCGAAGGCGTTGCCGCATACGAATTTCGCCCTGCCGTCGTCCAGGCCGTTCAACGCGATATTTTCCTTAGCACGGTCGAGCGCTCCTTGAGACTGGTCTACGGCCGTCACCGATGCCGCGCCGCCGGCGAGGGCGCGAAGTGTGAAATGCCCCTGATACGAGAAACAGTCGAGTACGCTCGCGCCGCCGTAAAGGGAATCGAACAGCGCGGGAACGCCGCGCACGTCGAG is a genomic window containing:
- a CDS encoding DivIVA domain-containing protein, yielding MPELLTSLDIVNQSFKKSLRGYDTAEVDEFLDNVAEALQAYNKKNKELEQELAAKQESLAEYDRMKDVLHEALLMAQKSADDRVKSAREQANKILEDARAEAEAMRRDTAEEVKRLRAGVEQIRNIRDMYAQEFRGMLAKFDNQLTQSINASQLRGAVEAVLEDAPKDEAESPAESQNQPEGQEQKNSRKDLEAAYGLLGVNPEDLIGKQD
- a CDS encoding YggS family pyridoxal phosphate-dependent enzyme, which gives rise to MVAGIAEKVAKVREEIAEAAAKSGRAASRVKLMGVTKYHSLEAMEEAAPLVDLIGENRVQEAAAKRAAWPPGLTSCPWHMIGRLQKNKIRRAMETFDLIESVDSAGIAAAINRIAGEKCVSAYPVFIEVNVSGEEAKGGLAPEAAPAALGAVLESCPRVEVRGLMTVARDTDDEGELRRIFSALRELREKLRRSSGLPLPELSMGMSGDFRVAIEEGSTIVRIGSAIFGKRNYNNKNTIDKGAE
- a CDS encoding RND family efflux transporter, whose amino-acid sequence is MVRRYKPEEKKRSFRITYWLGVAAIAALWAWGFKSYFNRYEYLHPGITWAVPGIEINVINVKGLLLWKEALLKAPASGQLSFPLGKGPVRVARGAVVARVGGREVKAFQQGYFVAGVDGQESRWRYSELWQESAEFFQKPAKLRFIADGASASRGGTIGKIIEQPQDLRFLGYMKLKGDAEEQIRRKKFRVRMDVDDTVSRADIRVTQKSGELTKIYVTMPWFPPDLVLSRNYTLTIDAGLTKGALVPESAILEKNGSRGLYLVRGARVIFTPVEGIMIENNKFLVTNGVSVGDAIVENAAEAREGRIQLW
- a CDS encoding HAD family hydrolase, whose translation is MNDTKAVIFDFDMTLADSSHAIHKCTNLVAAKFGLPTISRKKVLEGIGLPVEESWRLYWGDYKDEWLAYYRENFRGLEQSEIRLFANVLPTLSKLRAAGVKTGVASNRRFARKVVEGVGIAPYMDAVVGLEDITKAKPDPEALFTAMGRLGADAENSFYVGDTDIDMKTSVAASVRGIGSATGYFGKEKLAEAGAWCVVADIAEVPPLLGIE